Within Vicia villosa cultivar HV-30 ecotype Madison, WI linkage group LG1, Vvil1.0, whole genome shotgun sequence, the genomic segment TAGAGAAGGTGATCAATCACCATTTGTGTTAGAATTATCATCATTTAGACATCAAAAATAGGTGAACTGATGTACTTGTGTCGTAGTTTAGGGTTATTTTTTATTGAGTTTGTGTCACGTCTTTATCTGTCATGGTTTAAGTATTTCTTGACTATTTTTACGTGTTTGGTATAGTTTTCATATTGTTTGCAGGTCCGAAGAAACTAAGGAAAGACGATCAGAGCAAAATCTGGGCCAAAATGCATGATTAGAAGAAAAAATGGATTTTCAAGACCTacttcccatacgcgtatgagggagaCCGTACGCGTATGGCCCATCCAATGCCACCTTGGCTGATACGTGTAACAGTAGGAAGGGGCAAGAAACAGGTCACAACCGATACACGTATGAGCTAGTCCATACGCGTATGTGGCATCAACAACCAGCAGGTCTAGGCCATGTCACGCTCTTACGCGTATTAGACCAGGCCGGTCATATGTGCCACCCTGGTCTATACGCGTATGAAGTTGCAGTGAAAAGAGGCCATACACGTATGACATGAGGCAATACGTGTATGGAATcccaaaaatgcagaaaatcccAAAATTGATCTATTTAGCTGGAAAATGCGAATCTCGAAAGGTTGGACAATTTTTGACGGCAAAGACACGTTTTGAAGGCTGGAAAACTTAGATTTTCTAGGTGGATCGAGATTTCCAAGATTTTTTCGTGATTGAAGATTAATTCATCTAGTTATTTGTAATGTTTacaacttttatcatgtttttcctaaattctatgagtagctaaacccctcaATTCTAGGGGGTGTCCTTGATCTGGATTTGTTGATGATTCTTATTTGAACCTTGTAATGACAACAATTTTCTATCTAATGAATTTACTTTTGATTGGTACTTAATGATTTCTCTTTCAGCGCCCGCGACCCTTTGATCGACACCCACGGCCTTCATATTTTCCAAGAATATAGATCTCTGCGTTAGCTTTCCAGCTCTTCGAACAGGGCATCATTCTGAATTACGGTTTAGGAGTTATGGCCAAAACAGTCGGACAACGTCTCGTGTGTAAATTGCTCAATTTCTTCCGTTTTTTGCCTGTTTTGCTTCGTTTCTTCACACACGCCTCTAAAATGACTAAGTACCTGAAAACAAACTAAATATCAACATAATAGTGCAAATGCAATTCAAAACAACTAGAAAACATGCATTAATCAAGTCAAATAAACGATGTATTTGCGTGTCATCAAGCACCCAGACGGATGTTCAAACTCAACGATTACACCTCGCTCGACGATATCATTGATGAAATCCATTATCGCCTACCTTAAGAGACAAACGAAAAGTTGTGAAGCTCGATTATCGTTCACCTTCAGTTGATAACGGAGGGAATGTCGTTTACAATAATTTTGAGCTCAAGAAACGAGAGGATGTTTTGGCGTTGTGGCGAACGTATTACGATTTCGAAGAGAAAATCCTGCTCGAGTTCGTAGCGAAAGTACAAAGAACGGTCGAGCATATCTTAGAGATGTGCAAACGTCCATCGAGTTattgaaatgtaatatttaattttctatgAAATCATCAGTGTAATACCGATTTTAATTTATGGATGTTGTTTTTATTGTTGCAATGTTGATTTTCTGGTTTTCTGTATCTAGTTTATTCCGTAGATATACATACGGTatattccgtagatgtatctacggaagatttTCACGCTAAGTAAAAAAAAAGGTGCGTCTGTGGATACACTTCCAGAAGCAGAGGGGTAATTTTGGAAGCACACATGGTGCCTAAGAACCCCAATGAGTGCAATAAGAGTTtctcaatttttatttcattaaaaaaaatattaaatacatttAAAAAAGTAAAATGAATTATTGGTTATATTATATTATCTATTTGTATTAATTcattaaaaacataaaagataatccaAGTGAAATTGAGGGAAAATATTGACGATTACCAAAGGGCAACAATTGCTCTCATGGACTTTTTCTCTATTATTTTCATTGTCTTTTTTCTATCTATATTTTATTgtctctctctttttctttttcttttctttccaattTAGTTTTTGGTGAGTGTAACATGAAAATTATAGAGTATTTTACAACTAAAAAAGATTTATATGCACTTTTACTCCTCCTATATTGACATTTCTAACATTTTAATTCCCAAACTAAAAAAGCCAACTATTAGATTCCCATTTTCAAATAAGGTGAATTTTTGGAGGCCCCTTATCACTTAACATGCTTTTTAATGGCATGACACTTCATAATTAGTCCAATCACTTTTCAcatcattaaaattattttgaaatacatttttaattagtaaattaataatttgtttttccaaaaacattatattttattttaaggaTTAAAAAACCATTGGTAATTAGGTTATAAAATTGGAACTGTGAATCATCTTCTTTATCCATTGAAGTTTGCATTCAGAACCTGGGGCATATCTCATCCAATTTCTTCTTCTTTCGTTTTCCATTTTGCTTTTCTGAAGATGTCTCAATGCACGAAAGCTAGTAGTATCGAAGCTACACATTCATGTTCGTTTCAAAGCGAGTGCAGGTGTGGGCTTAAAGCTCCATTATTGACCTCATGGACCGATTCGAACCCAGATCGATGTTTTTTTGGGCATGGGATGTACAAGGTAATGCCATGGTTGCTGGAActgaaaaaatccatttttaggGCATATGTCTGTTGCAGAAGGAAATTATCATACCATGGTAATGCCATGTGCTTTATTTCATTCACATGTGTTATTTGTAGGTACAAGGTCATAAAAGGTGTAGCCGTTATGTTTGGTATGATGATGAACTGTCTTCAAGAGCCAAGGAAATTATTTCTTCACTGCAGAAAAAGTTGGATCAAAAAAGGGCAAGAGTGGATGAAGATAATATTAAAGTAGCAAAAGTGAAGATGAAGTTGAATGCAATGAACTTAATGATGAAATTCTCTGTTTCAATGACATATGTTTTGGCAGTAGGGCTAGTGATGTTAAATGTAATGAAGTAGTGTTATTGATTGGTGTAAGTTAGGGTTAATGGTGTTAgttatgtttaaaatatgttgTCAGTTGGTGTATACTTGTTTGTAAGTTTAACTCTATGTTGTCAAATGTAATGAAGTTTAATTCTCTATTGTCAAAATATCAAATGTAATGAAGTTGTGTTTTAATTGAATTTCTTGAATTAAATCTTGTTCACTTTGATTGTTAGAATTGAATTGACATAACATAATAACTTAGCTTGTtcataaaattgaattgaattgacaGGTTCATAACATAGAATTGAATTGACAGAAATCATAACATATAATTGTCATATAATAACTTAGCTTGTTCCTACACATAATAACTTGTTCATGACATATAACTTGTTCATGACAACATAAAATACCAAAATACCAAGCATACATAACAAAATATCATGACAGAAACTTGTTCATGACTTTACCAAGAAACACATTACATATTCATGAAATTTCCTAGAACTACTCTTGAGTTGGATGTGTGGCAGGTGGACCCTTCAGATGCATCAGTGGTCCTTGTCTTAGTCTTTGTAGTAGCCTTAGTCTTTGCCTTAGTCATTTCCTTAGTCTTTGCCCTTGTCTTTTCTTTAGTCTTGCCTTTGTCCTTTGCAGTAGCCTTAGTCTTTGCCTTCTTGTTCCCACCAACAGGTATGAATCTATCTGCAGCTCTTTTTCCTTTGCAACTTCTTATGTTATGATTAACAGCTCCACATTTCTTGCATGTACCTGTTGCTAAAGTCCTTGGCAGCACATTAGGGTTTCTTTACTCGTCATTTGACTTGTTCCTCATCTTTTAGGGGCGTCCAATAGCCCTTCTCATCAATGGTGGGTTGACTGCCATTTGTCCATCCATAACAGGCCACAATTGTGGTCCATTAGTTGGGTATACGATATTGCCATAACATTCCAAATACTTAGATTTCCTGCATAAGATTTACCAATAACAACCATAACAAACAATTACCAATATCAGTTTGATAGCTATTTACAACCATAATATACAATTACTAATATCATGTAGGTACTTACTTGTAATAGTCATCAACATATTCTTATGGAGATTTCTTTATTTGCCACATATAAGAAATAACATGGTTGCAAGGAATCCCATTCAACATCCACTTTCTGCATGAACAAGTTCCTTCTTTGAGATTAATACAAAAAGTGTCTCTCCCATTGTTTACTCCAAATATTTCCATATCATCATCACCATGCCAAGTAGGAATCCAACCATGAGAATGCTTCTTGTTCTTTTCAAGAATAAGTTGGATATTAGGGCATATATCTCCATTGTACTTTTGCATCATTTCCTTCTGACTTGTAATCGTTTTAGTGATGTAATGTTTAATTCCCTCTAACAAGCTTATTATTGGTTTGTCTCTGTGCTCTGGTATAGCTCTATTAAATGCCTCGCACCAATTGTTAACTTGAAGATCACACTTAACATGTGTCTTGAAGTGTG encodes:
- the LOC131640795 gene encoding uncharacterized protein LOC131640795, producing MELIQGAERDQFTQLRSYAQELLNSNPNSNVILQCIDSTNGHVFVRIYVCLRACKVAFAKFCKPLICLDACFLKGDYGGQLMAVVESDGNNQIFLIAYGLVPAVQGISEHVEQRLCVEHLYGNRKKKFSGLVLKEVFRSAPRATTIQERVWSRSHFKTHVKCDLQVNNWCEAFNRAIPEHRDKPIISLLEGIKHYITKTITSQKEMMQKYNGDICPNIQLILEKNKKHSHGWIPTWHGDDDMEIFGVNNGRDTFCINLKEGTCSCRKWMLNGIPCNHVISYMWKSKYLECYGNIVYPTNGPQLWPVMDGQMAVNPPLMRRAIGRP
- the LOC131640709 gene encoding uncharacterized protein LOC131640709 translates to MSQCTKASSIEATHSCSFQSECRCGLKAPLLTSWTDSNPDRCFFGHGMYKVQGHKRCSRYVWYDDELSSRAKEIISSLQKKLDQKRARVDEDNIKVAKVKMKLNAMNLMMKFSVSMTYVLAVGLVMLNVMK